GGAACGTTATGAGTATCGCTACTATCGTCTCGGATTTTGAAGCGCTTGGCGTTTATCTCTGGGCTGAACACGATCAGCTGAAGTTTAAGGCCCCGGCTGGTGTGTTAAGTGATGCGCATAAAGAAAAGCTAAAACACCATAAAGATGAACTTATCGCCTTTCTAGCCGATCCTGTCATCGACGGTATTCAGCCAGATTTAGAAAATCGTTACAGCCCTTTTCCTTTGACAGATTTACAACTGGCGTATCTGGTTGGCCGGACCAATGCCATCGAATATGGTGGTGTTGGCTGTCATAGTTATATTGAACTGGATATGGTTGCTGTCGATTTAGAAAAGCTGCAAACAGCATGGCACAAACTCATTTCTCGCCACGAGATGTTGCGGGCACGTATAACTCAAAATGGTTACCAACAGATTTTACGTGATGTTTCCTCTCCCCCAGTAATACACCATGATTTTCGGCAACAACCTGCTGAAACGATCGAAAACAAGATGTTGGCATTAAGGGAACGCCTGGCCCACCGATGCTATCAACCTGATCAATGGCCGCAGTATGAAATGCATTTAAGTAGCTATGATGAGGGCGCTGTTCTGCATTTTTCTATTGATTTGCTCATTGCAGATTTTGCCAGTATTCAAATTCTGCTCGCAGAACTTGGTGAACTCTACAACCATCCCCAGCGCGACTTGCCGAAATTAAGTATTTCTTATCGCGATGTTGTCTTGGCCAGAAAAGCCATTCAGGACAATCCGAAAGCGCTCACGCGTTATGAAAAACATAAAGCCTATTGGCTAAAGCGCCTTGAAACCATGCCAATGCCACCAGAACTGCCTATGGCTCGGCAATCACGCCGAACAAGTGAAATTCAGCAAGCAACTGTTACATTTAATCGATTACATTTCGAACTACCAGCCGATCAATGGCAATCACTAAGTCAGCAAGCTACGACAAAAAAAATTACCCCGTCCAGTGTTGTCTTGACAGCGTTTACAGAAACCCTGTCCCGCTGGTCTCGACACCAGGAGTTTTGCCTTAATCTGACCATGCTGAATCGCTCCACGGCACACCCTGATATTCGTGGCCTGGTAGGTGACTTTATTGAAGTAAATGTCCTCGGCGTAACCCCCAACCCTGAGCATAGCTTTGCAGAACGCGCTGTGTCCATCCAGCAACGCCTGTGGCAGGATTTGGAGCACACTGACTTTTCAGGTATCGAAGTGCTACGCGAAATGAGCCGGCAACAAGGCAGTAATGTCATTGTGCCAATTGTTTACACCAGTACAGTGGGTCTAAGCGGCGATCAATTAGATGCCAACGAATTTATGCATAATGCCAAACTCCGTTATGGCATTACCCAGACCCCTCAGGTATGGCTAGACTGCCAAGTTACCGAACGTAACGAGCAGTTATTAGTCGACTGGGATATCCGTAGTGATATTTTCAAAAGCGGAGTCATTGAGCAGGCTCATGGTGTTTTTTGCAAACTTCTGCAAGACCTGGCTAGTGATGCTGCTATCTGGCAATCAACACAGCCAATTTCATTGCCAGAAGCCATGCAACACATTCGTGAAGAGACCAATAATACTGACGGCCGATTACCTGCAGAATTTCTCCATACGGGTTTTTGTCGCCAGGCTTTAACCCGTCCTGATGCCGTTGCTGTTATCAGTGGTGATCGTCAAATTACCTATCATGATCTGGCCCGACAGGCTCTGACACTGCGGAGTTTCATGACCGACCATGTCAATACCGGCGATCGGGTAGCCATTGTCATGGATAAAGGCGAAGACCAAATTGCTGCTGTATTGGCAGTACTGCTTGCGAATGCCACTTATGTACCGATTGAGGGTGCGCAGCCTGTTGCGCGACGCAACACGATTCTTTCAGATGCCAATATTCAGGTTGTGCTCACCGATAACAGTCGCCTTGATTCTAATTGGCCAGCAAATACCACGGTTATTATTGTAGATAAGATTGACGCCTTGCCTGATAGCGAAACAACACGACAGATTTTGAATAATACCCTTGTAGATCATCAAGATACATTTCGTAAAAACACAAACCGTATTGGTTACATTATTTACACCTCAGGTACAACGGGACGCCCCAAAGGGGTGATGATGTCACACCGAGCGGCTCTGAATACCGTCGCAGACATCAATGATCGGTTTAATATCAGCGAGATAGACAATGTATTAGGCTTGGTCAGTTTTGCTTTTGACCTGTCAATCTGGGATATATTTGGCACCCTTGGTGCTGGCGCAACGCTCGTTCTGCCTGACGCGGATAAGCGTGCTGATCCTGCGCACTGGGCTCAGGTCATGTCATCTCATGCCGTGACGGTATGGAACTCTGTCCCGGCACAATTGCAAATGCTAACAACGCAATTGGAATGGCAATCTGACGCTAATCTGAATCCATTACGACTGGCTATGTTGTCAGGAGACTGGATTCCTATATCTTTGCCGGATGCAGCGCGCAAGCACTTACCGCAACTGCAGGTTGTCAGTCTGGGCGGCCCAACTGAAACCGCGATTTGGTGTGTTAGCCATCTGATTGGTGAAGTACCCGACAATGCCTACAGTATCCCCTATGGTAAACCCCTGACAAATCACCAGATTCATATTCTTAACACACGACTGGAGCCTTGCCCTGATTGGGTTACCGGTGAAATGTATATTGGTGGTGCAGGTTTGGCGGCAGGTTACGCTGGTGACTCAGAGCAAACCAAGGCGCGCTTTATCTATCATCCAGACACGGGCCAATGTTTATACCGATCAGGTGACCTCGGGCGTTATCGCCCAGATGGCATCATAGAAATTCAAGGACGTGACGATGGCCAAGTCAAAATTCATGGTCAACGTATTGAGCTTGGCGAAGTAGAAGCGGTCATTTGCAGCCATGAGGGTGTTCGTAGTGCTGCGGTCGTCTGTATCGGCTCCCCGGCACTGTTAGCGGCAGCAGTTGTACCCGATGAAACATCACCACTGCAGAATTCAAGTCTGGTAAACGAATTAAATCACTTTTTAACCGAGCGCCTGCCCGGTTATATGATTCCAGCTAATTTAATGATAATGCCGTCATTACCGTTGAGTAGCAATGGCAAGCTGGATCGAAAAACATTGCAAAAAACCTTATCAGAAAATAAGAACCATCAGGCAGATTTTGAAGCGCCTCTTGAGACACCGTTAGAGCAAAATGTCGCTCGAATTTGGCGTGAGTTACTAAACATCGAAACGCTGTCACGTCATGATGATTTTTTCAGTATCGGTGGTTCCAGCCTGACGGCTATCAATCTGCTGAGCGCTTTCCTCGCCGAAGGTTATCCAGCAGATATTGATCTGATCTTTAATAATCCAACGTTCAGTGCCATGGTGTTTGCGCTGGAACAATCCAATGCCGCAAAAACTGAATGGTTAGATAGTATTGACCTGTCCAAAATGGCGAGTCATGCAATGGCTGGTCTGAAAGATGCTCAGCCTTACGAGGCAACATCATCCATTAAAACTATCTTATTAACCGGTGCGAGTGGCTATCTTGGCAGTTATTTACTGAACCGCTTATTACGCGATACCGATTATCACCTTTATTGTTTACTACGTTGTGATGACCCGGAACATGGCATTGAACGTCTAATTCATTCTGCAGCAGAAAAAGGCTTGAATATTGAACTCAATACCTCACGCCTTACTATTCTGCCTGGCGAGCTATCAGAACCAAAATTCGGCCTGAGTGATACAGCGTATCAGCATCTTGCTGAAAACGTTGATGTAGTAATCCATAATGCCTCGATTATTAACTTGATGGATCCCCTTTCCGGACTATATCCAACCAATGTTGAGGGGGTCAGCCATATTTTATCGCTGGCAAGTACAACGAAAATCAAGCCGATTCACTACATTTCCACCATTGGTGTTCATCATGCCTTACCAGAAGATACTGCACAGCCGGTATTAGAGCACACACCGGTCATGCACTGGCGACCCGTTACGCTGACTTATGAGCAGTCAAAAATCATGGCGGAAACCTTGTTTGGCTATGCACGTGAACACGGCATGCCCGTTAACATCCTGCGTCCGGGTACGATTACCTGGGATACCGGCGAAAAACCGTTTATTAATGATGATGCCTTCTTGAAGTTTTATCGGGCGTGTCTTGCCATCAAGTCCTATCCCGCTTCATCACTTGCCGTCAACATTGTTCCTGTAGATTATGTGGCGGATTGTATTGTTGCCATTACACTGAGTAAAACCGGCAAAAGCGAGAATTTTCACCTGGTTTCTGAACAAAGCACACCTGTTGAAACGGTATATCAATGGTGTAATGAGCTTGGCTGTTCGATCATGGCTAACAGTTTCAAGGACTGGAAAAACGCGTTGGATGATAACTTTATTCTGGGTTTCGTCAATCTGTATTTCGGCGATGACATGGATAATGGCGGGCATCATCAATACAGCACAGAAAACTTGCAGCAAGTTACTGCCAGCCATGGTATTGAGAGCTTTAGCGTTACCAAGGGTTACCTGAAATCATTAACAGATCAATTTCACAATGCTGATGCGTGATGTTGGTGCTGCCTGAACCACGTTAAATATAATATTGAATATGAGGATAGTCAGTTATGTTTACTGAATCTGTCGCGTTGCGACCTGCGATCCAGTCTGTTGCCGAGAAGTGGTTTCGCATTTATCAGGCTCGACCCGGTGCTAGCCAGCGTATTATTTTGCTGCCACATGCTGGTGGCTCTGCCAGTTTCTTCAGGCATTGGAGCACCGCCTTTCCAGATTCCATAGAAGTGGTTTCAGTTCAGTATCCTGGCCGGGAAGCGCGTATTAATGATGCTTTGATTGATTCCATGCCCGAGCTGGTAGCCCAGTTAAGTGAAGGCTTGGAAGAAGTACTGGACAAACCTTATGTGCTTTTCGGTCACAGTATGGGTGGGGCCGTCGCTTACGAATTGTATCTGGCACTGCTGCGTCAAAAATTACCCTTACCAACGCATTTAGTGATTTCTGCTATTGAAGCCCCAACGCGCCGTCATGTTGGCGATTTACACAAGCAAAGTGATAAAGCCTTGATGACTGAGTTAAAAAAACTTGATGGTTCCCAAGTCAATCTGGCGGACTACCCGGAACTGGCAGAAATTGTATTGCCATTAATGCGTAACGATTATCAATTGATAGAGACCTATCAACCTGTGCTGCCAACAACGCCGCTTAACTGCCCGATTACTGTCATGACTGGTGATTCCGATACAGAGTTAAATCCAGGCGATGCAGATGCCTGGCAGGCAGAGACAACAGCCAACTTCAGACTACTCAGTTTTAAAGGCGGTCATTTTTATCTAAGGCCAGAGCAACAAGCGGTTGTTCGCGCCTTGACCAAAATTTGTCATCAGACACAAGGCGCTGGTTCACGTCAGCTTTATCTGCCCTGATGATCCATTTGAGAGCATTATTTTACCGATCTGGGTAGCGCCGTATTCAGATTTAACGGATGTTAGTAGGTTTTGATTGGTTGATTCTTTAGGAGACAAGCATGCGTTTATCCAAGGCCATATTGCTATCCGTGATGCCCTTGTGGTTTAGTCTCTCCGCGCATAGTGCCGACTACCCGTTGACCATTACCGATGATCGGGGCAAACAGGTGACCTTTAACGCCCAGCCAGAGTCGATTGCCTCTATCTCCGCATTTGGGGCTGATCTGTTGGCAGCACTGGGAAAACAGGCAACCGGTATGTCAACGCTGAATCATCAGCAGTCAGCTTTTCTGGGGGATACGATTAACGATATGGTTGATCTGGGGGAAATCCATGAAACCAATATGGAGTTACTCACCGAACTTAATCCGGATCTGACCATTGGTATTCGTACCTATACCGAGCCATTTGAAAAAAAATTTGAAGAAATAGGCAAGTTTCTAGCTTTTGATCTGGTGACCTATGCTGATTCGGTTGAAAGCGTCGAGGCTGTCAGCGCTGCACTCGGCGAAGCGGATAAAGGCAAACAACTGAATGCCGAGTTTGCTGACAGTTTGAAAGCCCATCAAGCGAAAGCGCCTGGTCGTCCCAGTGTGGTTTTTTTATGGCATTGGGCCGATGTACCTTATGGCTTTTATAATCATCATTTAACCATGGAAATCGTCTCTGCTTTACAGGCACATAACGCTATCGGCGACAGTCCACAACCCGATGTTCAGCCACTGGATTCCGCACCAGTTTCTATGGAAACCCTATTGCAGCTTGATCCGGACATTATCGTCTCCTTCAAAGGTGATGCCGGTCCAATCCAGAATCACCCTGTCTGGCATCGGTTAAGTGCGGTTAAAAATGGTCGTGCTTATCGTGTCGGTGATCAATATGTCATGCCACACGGCCCCATTGCCCGGGATATGATTTTGCGTGAGCTGGCTTATCTGTTCTATCCGGATCACTTTCCAGAACCGGCTGATATCCCTGCTGCTGCCCGTGCAACCGCAATGACTTTTACCGAGAATTAATCAAAGTCGATCCTAACGCTCATCATGGCCGTGCCATCTGCTCCTGCTGATACCCCTTTTCTGACCTTGCTGCCAGTTGTTCTGGTGGCCGTTTTGGTCATTTTCTTATCCGGGCTGGGTGCATTGCTGCTCGGCGATTTTGATCTGGACTTCGTAACCCTGATGCAAATTTTGTCAGTCCGCAGTCATTCAACTCTGGATTTTGTTGTCTGGGAGTTGCGCTTTCCGCGTTACATTGTTGCCATTCTTGCCGGTTCGGCATTGGCCATGGCGGGCACAATTGTCCAATCCATCACACGTAATCCGCTAGGTTCACCCAGTTTGATGGGGGTGACCTCTGGTGCCGCATTCGCGATTGTCATCAGTTTTGTCATTTTTACCTTTGATACCTCAAGTCGACTGGTATTCGGCACACTCGGCGGCATGCTGGCGGCCTCTTTAACTTTTGCACTGGCCTGGAAAACACAGTTAAACCCGATTAATTTAACGTTAGCCGGCATGAGCATTTCCCTATTCTTTATGGCTGCTATCACGGTGATGCTGG
The genomic region above belongs to Methylophaga frappieri and contains:
- a CDS encoding non-ribosomal peptide synthetase — encoded protein: MSIATIVSDFEALGVYLWAEHDQLKFKAPAGVLSDAHKEKLKHHKDELIAFLADPVIDGIQPDLENRYSPFPLTDLQLAYLVGRTNAIEYGGVGCHSYIELDMVAVDLEKLQTAWHKLISRHEMLRARITQNGYQQILRDVSSPPVIHHDFRQQPAETIENKMLALRERLAHRCYQPDQWPQYEMHLSSYDEGAVLHFSIDLLIADFASIQILLAELGELYNHPQRDLPKLSISYRDVVLARKAIQDNPKALTRYEKHKAYWLKRLETMPMPPELPMARQSRRTSEIQQATVTFNRLHFELPADQWQSLSQQATTKKITPSSVVLTAFTETLSRWSRHQEFCLNLTMLNRSTAHPDIRGLVGDFIEVNVLGVTPNPEHSFAERAVSIQQRLWQDLEHTDFSGIEVLREMSRQQGSNVIVPIVYTSTVGLSGDQLDANEFMHNAKLRYGITQTPQVWLDCQVTERNEQLLVDWDIRSDIFKSGVIEQAHGVFCKLLQDLASDAAIWQSTQPISLPEAMQHIREETNNTDGRLPAEFLHTGFCRQALTRPDAVAVISGDRQITYHDLARQALTLRSFMTDHVNTGDRVAIVMDKGEDQIAAVLAVLLANATYVPIEGAQPVARRNTILSDANIQVVLTDNSRLDSNWPANTTVIIVDKIDALPDSETTRQILNNTLVDHQDTFRKNTNRIGYIIYTSGTTGRPKGVMMSHRAALNTVADINDRFNISEIDNVLGLVSFAFDLSIWDIFGTLGAGATLVLPDADKRADPAHWAQVMSSHAVTVWNSVPAQLQMLTTQLEWQSDANLNPLRLAMLSGDWIPISLPDAARKHLPQLQVVSLGGPTETAIWCVSHLIGEVPDNAYSIPYGKPLTNHQIHILNTRLEPCPDWVTGEMYIGGAGLAAGYAGDSEQTKARFIYHPDTGQCLYRSGDLGRYRPDGIIEIQGRDDGQVKIHGQRIELGEVEAVICSHEGVRSAAVVCIGSPALLAAAVVPDETSPLQNSSLVNELNHFLTERLPGYMIPANLMIMPSLPLSSNGKLDRKTLQKTLSENKNHQADFEAPLETPLEQNVARIWRELLNIETLSRHDDFFSIGGSSLTAINLLSAFLAEGYPADIDLIFNNPTFSAMVFALEQSNAAKTEWLDSIDLSKMASHAMAGLKDAQPYEATSSIKTILLTGASGYLGSYLLNRLLRDTDYHLYCLLRCDDPEHGIERLIHSAAEKGLNIELNTSRLTILPGELSEPKFGLSDTAYQHLAENVDVVIHNASIINLMDPLSGLYPTNVEGVSHILSLASTTKIKPIHYISTIGVHHALPEDTAQPVLEHTPVMHWRPVTLTYEQSKIMAETLFGYAREHGMPVNILRPGTITWDTGEKPFINDDAFLKFYRACLAIKSYPASSLAVNIVPVDYVADCIVAITLSKTGKSENFHLVSEQSTPVETVYQWCNELGCSIMANSFKDWKNALDDNFILGFVNLYFGDDMDNGGHHQYSTENLQQVTASHGIESFSVTKGYLKSLTDQFHNADA
- a CDS encoding ABC transporter substrate-binding protein; amino-acid sequence: MRLSKAILLSVMPLWFSLSAHSADYPLTITDDRGKQVTFNAQPESIASISAFGADLLAALGKQATGMSTLNHQQSAFLGDTINDMVDLGEIHETNMELLTELNPDLTIGIRTYTEPFEKKFEEIGKFLAFDLVTYADSVESVEAVSAALGEADKGKQLNAEFADSLKAHQAKAPGRPSVVFLWHWADVPYGFYNHHLTMEIVSALQAHNAIGDSPQPDVQPLDSAPVSMETLLQLDPDIIVSFKGDAGPIQNHPVWHRLSAVKNGRAYRVGDQYVMPHGPIARDMILRELAYLFYPDHFPEPADIPAAARATAMTFTEN
- a CDS encoding FecCD family ABC transporter permease, encoding MAVPSAPADTPFLTLLPVVLVAVLVIFLSGLGALLLGDFDLDFVTLMQILSVRSHSTLDFVVWELRFPRYIVAILAGSALAMAGTIVQSITRNPLGSPSLMGVTSGAAFAIVISFVIFTFDTSSRLVFGTLGGMLAASLTFALAWKTQLNPINLTLAGMSISLFFMAAITVMLVSADADARGIYYWLTGSLANLTWQHVQLLYPYVIAGLIIGVGFARPLNLLMLDEQVAHSLGLAIQWWRLALGIVAVVLTAATVAVAGPISFVGLIAPHLSRFALGMPAANNHRFVLPLSALIGAALVSSADLLAKFQEVPVGILCILIGGPLFVVLIRRQPQ
- a CDS encoding thioesterase II family protein, giving the protein MFTESVALRPAIQSVAEKWFRIYQARPGASQRIILLPHAGGSASFFRHWSTAFPDSIEVVSVQYPGREARINDALIDSMPELVAQLSEGLEEVLDKPYVLFGHSMGGAVAYELYLALLRQKLPLPTHLVISAIEAPTRRHVGDLHKQSDKALMTELKKLDGSQVNLADYPELAEIVLPLMRNDYQLIETYQPVLPTTPLNCPITVMTGDSDTELNPGDADAWQAETTANFRLLSFKGGHFYLRPEQQAVVRALTKICHQTQGAGSRQLYLP